Below is a window of Camelina sativa cultivar DH55 chromosome 11, Cs, whole genome shotgun sequence DNA.
aacatacataattttaaacaGTTACTTCAAAGATAATGATTATATGTGTCCAAATCCATATCTATCCTACTAAGAGAAACATTCaaccatatatatttgaatCCAATTACGAACCACTAAATAAGAACTCCGATCCAAATTCTTTCTAAATAGGGGGATCCGATCTCAATTCTGAATGCTAAGCAAAATCCGGTAAAAAGTCAGAAAAAGAAGGGGCAAAGTGTAAAAATATTTCTCAAGCTTTAAATGAAAAGAGACAAAATCAtaggaaaattacaaaatcaaagttttttaattaatgattaaaccaaagaaagaaccctccaaaaaaactaaacactCTTTCTAAACCATTGCGTCTTTTGTttgtctcaaaaaaaaaaaaaaataaataaataaaaaaaagactcgGAGACGCACAAAGCTACTTGCCGCCGAACCTTCCGTAAACCTCGTAGCCGCACTTCGTCGCCTTTTTGACTCGATCACGACCTCGTCTCAGTGATCGAATCGTACTTTACAAATTCACGCTCTTTGATCGAACGAGCTTGATCAGAgtcttttttaataaactgGATGAAGTGACTAATTTCGCGTTTTGAAACGACCAAACTTGGTTCTTCTGGGTTTGGAGATTGAACAAATTTGTGGGATTTTGCGGGATACTCTGACTGATTCCGTGTGTGTGTTTTCGCGttctttgttttgaaatttctgGGCAATGTTGGATTTTCGGGACGGTTTTGGTGGCGGCTGAGTTagtgtgtgttgtgtgtgtggGGAGGGGGCTTTAGGAAGTAGTAGTAATTAGGGTTTGGGAATTGGGTTATGTTTAGGGGTATTGTAGTGTTAGAAGATGGGAGAGGATTATGAACTTGAAGAAGGAGAGATGAATTGTTCTTCTGATGAAGCCGTTGTTGATCTCTCCTACATTGTGAGCAtcttttttgtgatttttttttttttttttcagttacaTTTGCTTCTTTGTGTGGTGTTATGTGTAAAGAATTGAAAAGCTTAATTACaatgttgggttttttttgtctacttgAAAAGTTGAAGGTCTTTTGGTAAATGATGTTTTGTTCATAAGGCCAATGCTGATTAACTTTACTGCATCTTAGTTCAGTTAGATATAGCTTTTATGAGATATCGCAAATGCTATGTATCTTGCTTGTTCTAGAGTTTTGAGTTCCAGCTTGAAGAACTATGTGTCGTCTTTTGTAGCATTCTCGCTTGTATGCATTCTCTATGGGGaacatagtatttttttttataagtgtGGATATGcatttcttctctgtttttgtatcttttattttttgctaaAGTCTTCTTCTATGGGTGGTGTATTGAAGGACAAGAAGCTACAGAATGTACTTGGCCACTTCcaaaaagattttgaagttGGAGCCCTTAACCTGTCTGGTAATTAATATTAACTATGGTTTAAGTGCGAAAGTATATTGAGATGAAATGTCATTGAAAGAATGATGTGGTTGGTCAGGTCCAAATATCTGTGACTATGGATCATTTTTGCCCACTTACGAACGTTCGCTTGCTGTATCATCATGTCAAAGGAGTTCTCCAGAAAATCATGACGTCCAAAGATTTTCTGATAATTTTCACGGAAAGGTATGAGAACAACAATTCTCACTTCGTTTTGaagataaaaatattgaaaatactTTGTTGTTTCAGTATTCTTCATTATGGATTCTTTTTAAGGTTTGAAGGAATCTGGACCTTTCAGTGATTGCTTTCTTGGTATTAGTTTAATCATGAGTACTAATGAATTATTGTTTGCTCAGAATGTGGTTCAGAAGTTTACGTCACTGCCTCCTACATCTTGTAAACTAGTAAGTAATCAGGATCCTCAGAACTATCAAACTTCAGGATCTCTTATGGCCCAAGCTCCTGGGAAGAAAGGAAATGCAGGAATACCGGGCAATGATTTGCCTGATCATAAGCCAATTACGGTTCGGATCAAAATGGGTTCTGAAATTTTGTCCCAAAAGGTTATAGTTTCCAAGGATCTTTGTCTCAATGGTTCTCTAAATTCACCACCCCGAAACAGCCATGATGATAGTAGCAGACTGCTACCACATTCATCTATGGAGAAGACAAGTGAATCTCCTTCCCGCATTCTACAGGTAGATCATATATCACATTCTGtcggttttttttgtgtgggttAAATGGTTCGGGATTGATACCAACTTACTTTTAACTTCATGAAACAGGAAATGACTGCCATTCCTTTCCCAGAGGATCTACTGATGTCGCCTCTTCCTGATAGTCTGCTTGTTgtgaaagagaaggagaagcaaTATACTTTATCAGACAACCAACCTGTGCTTAAGACAGGAAAGGAACCTTCTAATCAGACAAAGAACAAGTTTTCGGATGTTGTACTTTGTGAGGAAACTCCAAGTGGAAGGAGAAGGAAAGCTGACTGCGTTACTGCCACCACTTGGAATGAGACTTCATCAACTGGTGAGATGAAAAGGCAAAAAGTTTTTTCCACTGGTCAGCTGGCCAGGGAGAAGTCAACTTCTGGTTTAGGTGCGGCAAGTTCTACTATTGATGGGTCTACAGCAAAATGTAACTTGCAGGAAGATATTAAAAAAGATGGTAAAAGTGATCCCACACTTGCATTTGCTagatcaaacaaattaaaggtTGGTGGGGTGCATGCtgtgaaggagaaaaagacaTGTTTGACAAAGTTGCGAcagaaaaatactaaaaatagttCTGGtgataaatttatatcaaaGATGCCTTTCAAAGATGCTGCATATATAGGTCACAATAGTATGGACGTTGGGTTTGATTTCGCGGTTGCACCTGCTTCCACCAGTCTTCACCTTGACAATTGGGCGCAATGTGATAGTTGTAAGACATGGCGACTACTTCCCCTTGGCCTGAATACTGAGAAGCTGCCTGATAAGTGGCTGTGTAGCATGCAAACGTGGCTGTAAGTATCTAGTTATTCCATTTAACCTCGCTTTTTAATGTATCTCCTATTCAAGGTTTGTATCCTGTGCTCTTTTCTTGATTCAAGCACTAATCCTTTTTAGTCGCTATCATGGTTAGTTTGAAATAAGTTTCATAGTTGTTTATAGTTGAAGTTTTTTTAATCGTGTTAGGTCTTGTTCCCTAGAACAGCTGGGTCAAGCAGTAAAGATGTAAAATTGTTTTGACAACGCTTCTACTTACTTTCTGGATTTGGTCATTCAACCTTGTGCAGAACCTTCAGGTTCTCATATTATCACATCTTCTTACCATCCTTCCTAAACTTCTCTTGTAGGCCTGGAATGAACCACTGTGGTGTCAGCGAGGAAGAGACAACAAAGGCTATCATACACTTTCGTGCTGGTGAGGCTCATGGTCCTGAAACTGGTGTCAAACTCCTCTCTGGTGCTATTTNTAACCTCGCTTTTTAATGTATCTCCTATTCAAGGTTTGTATCCTGTGCTTTTTTCTTGATTCAAGCACTAATCCTTTTTAGTCGCTATCATGTTTAGTTTGAAATAAGTTTCATAGTTGTTTATAGTTGAAGTTTTTTTAATCGTGTTAGGTCTTGTTCCCTAGAACAGCTGGGTCAAGCAGTAAAGATGTAAAATTGTTTTGACAACGCTTCTACTTACTTTCTGGATTTGGTCATTCAACCTTGTGCAGAACCTTCAGGTTCTCATATTATCACATCTTCTTACCCTCCTTCCTAAACTTCTCTTGTAGGCCTGGAATGAACCACTGTGGTGTCAGCGAGGAAGAGACAACAAAGGCTATCATACACTTTCGTGCTGGTGAGGCTCATGGTCCTGAAACTGGTGTCAAACTCCTCTCTGGTGCTATTTATGCTGATAAAAGCTACCAACCATTAACTTCTGGTTCATTGCCAAATCCAGTTGAAAAGAAGTCTAACATGAAAGACTTTTCTCAAGGACTTCCAAGCAATATCTTGGTTGATGCTGCAACGCCTATGAAAAGTAGCGCACAtgttcttaaaataaaaaacttgaaGCTGTCAGGAGAAACGCCTAATGCTACTCAGATATCCACTGACTTTGGTGTGTCGCGCGATTTTGTTCAGGATAAGGTTGACCAGAAAGCAAAGTGGCGATCAGCAGGTCGGTTTTGCTAACAGCTAAGAGTACATTTTCACTTCACTTGggcttctcttttttcttcaaaataactTGTTCTTATTGTAGGTACTGATTGTCAGATAAAGactaagaagaaaaaggagggTGACAAACAAGAAAGTGATGGTTCCAAGCATATCACGACTGGTGTTGGAAACAAACTCGCCAGAGATATGAAAGTAGAAGAAATACATTGGAATCAAGATCCGGAATGGACTCCAgcagagagaaaaacaaagcgTCCTGACAATGATTTTCACACTTTGGATGTAGAGCGAGACACAAAGAAAAGATTACTCGCATCTAAAAGCAAACCTGATCACAAACGTCAACTACCAACTGCTAGTGGTTCCTTGTGTACAAAAGCTCATGGCAGAATCAATACTCCAGTGAGGAAAGTAAGGTTGGTGGGTTCCAAGCAGGGTAGCGATGGCaacaatttaaaattgtttgcaGATAGTGATGAAAAAGAGCCATCAATGGTCAAGGCGACAATAAATAAGATTTCAGTCCAGGAATCTAAAGCATGCCAAAGAAATGAATTGTTTCAGGCTGATGGCTCTCAAGAACACCGGAATGCTGATGCCTCATGTAAATATTTCTCTGGTGGAAGTGGGCAGATTTCTGGGGTAGAAACATCAAGCTCTTCGAAGGTTGTAGGATCACATAAAAGTGGAAGAATGTATGTGGAAGAAGTAAAAGCATCTCCTCTGGgatcagtttcttcttcccCAGAAAGGTCATCATGCCCGACGAATCGTGCATCAGCTGCAGAGAGCTTACCtcggaaaaaacaaaacatgaaatatGGTGATGCTGGGAGTAGATTTTTTCATGATAGAAAACCCCTATCCCAAGAAGCTAATTGTGAAATTTTGTCGACAACTCATCCTAAAAACAGGAAACAGCCAAAACCAGAAGTATGTAAACGAAACCCAAAGTTTGGTGATTTACCGTGCACAAGTATGAAATCGGTCCTTAAAAATAGAGCTGGGATAAACAAAATCGGTGACATTGCTCATGAGACTATGGATAGATCCTGCCATGCTGCGAATGATATACTTCAA
It encodes the following:
- the LOC104723573 gene encoding uncharacterized protein LOC104723573, which encodes MGEDYELEEGEMNCSSDEAVVDLSYIDKKLQNVLGHFQKDFEVGALNLSGPNICDYGSFLPTYERSLAVSSCQRSSPENHDVQRFSDNFHGKNVVQKFTSLPPTSCKLVSNQDPQNYQTSGSLMAQAPGKKGNAGIPGNDLPDHKPITVRIKMGSEILSQKVIVSKDLCLNGSLNSPPRNSHDDSSRLLPHSSMEKTSESPSRILQEMTAIPFPEDLLMSPLPDSLLVVKEKEKQYTLSDNQPVLKTGKEPSNQTKNKFSDVVLCEETPSGRRRKADCVTATTWNETSSTGEMKRQKVFSTGQLAREKSTSGLGAASSTIDGSTAKCNLQEDIKKDGKSDPTLAFARSNKLKVGGVHAVKEKKTCLTKLRQKNTKNSSGDKFISKMPFKDAAYIGHNSMDVGFDFAVAPASTSLHLDNWAQCDSCKTWRLLPLGLNTEKLPDKWLCSMQTWLPGMNHCGVSEEETTKAIIHFRAGEAHGPETGVKLLSGAIYADKSYQPLTSGSLPNPVEKKSNMKDFSQGLPSNILVDAATPMKSSAHVLKIKNLKLSGETPNATQISTDFGVSRDFVQDKVDQKAKWRSAGTDCQIKTKKKKEGDKQESDGSKHITTGVGNKLARDMKVEEIHWNQDPEWTPAERKTKRPDNDFHTLDVERDTKKRLLASKSKPDHKRQLPTASGSLCTKAHGRINTPVRKVRLVGSKQGSDGNNLKLFADSDEKEPSMVKATINKISVQESKACQRNELFQADGSQEHRNADASCKYFSGGSGQISGVETSSSSKVVGSHKSGRMYVEEVKASPLGSVSSSPERSSCPTNRASAAESLPRKKQNMKYGDAGSRFFHDRKPLSQEANCEILSTTHPKNRKQPKPEVCKRNPKFGDLPCTSMKSVLKNRAGINKIGDIAHETMDRSCHAANDILQEAEKLKKLANCLESSGFDYEYKETKFKASLKFLFGASLLEMCSTDNVEGVTMSHVEAYHTAAKLSESCAHQYETSQEMAAAVLAYKCSEVACMRLVYGRSLGLSGEWNELQKMVQMTPQGESPSSSASDVDSFNHQGVIDKSAKTKRGLSLVAGNLLTVAKSQLNFLPLLDFTESMNLAMEASAKTQNAFKAVTVTLEETKHGDCIAAIKKVVDFSFHDVEALIKMIEVALDALNSSRFGGPKC